One region of Vescimonas fastidiosa genomic DNA includes:
- a CDS encoding DUF6076 domain-containing protein: MNQELMTLDFWQDTVIYEGKTLPVGALACDALNVPADTIAKMNEQCEKINLLLGILNAGQDASALCPIATEAALTMLDILSQTPPFSYMNISKHRERIEKVFTVDNALKYVEFAIKAATNSLQFEEIQNFADAMMLQRYTAVFGHLAYSLGEYQTAMLDFAEKSDGNEAERTAEGFAKMFGDYFPPEFSITEGNAWMSTLNNSVQYISVIRPGEKVAKLVKRMHYVSFVGMFRSDLFEGLCVGHAPKKCKICGKWFLTTNARHTKYCGGYAPGDKLHRTCRQIGNLKGREQRELADDHPVKQIYEKRLNTINRYVKRGTLDADLAEVMKKLAKDKMLRALSNVAYA; the protein is encoded by the coding sequence ATGAACCAAGAACTGATGACATTGGATTTTTGGCAGGATACGGTCATATATGAGGGAAAAACACTTCCTGTCGGCGCTCTTGCCTGTGATGCGCTGAATGTCCCTGCGGATACCATCGCAAAGATGAACGAGCAATGCGAGAAAATCAATCTGCTGCTTGGAATATTAAACGCCGGACAGGATGCTTCTGCACTCTGTCCTATTGCAACGGAAGCTGCTCTGACGATGCTTGATATTCTCAGTCAAACACCGCCGTTCTCCTATATGAATATCTCAAAGCACAGAGAACGGATTGAAAAAGTCTTTACTGTGGACAATGCGCTGAAATATGTGGAGTTTGCCATAAAAGCCGCAACCAATTCTTTGCAATTTGAAGAAATCCAGAACTTTGCCGATGCGATGATGCTCCAACGCTATACCGCAGTTTTCGGGCATCTGGCATACTCCCTTGGGGAATACCAAACGGCCATGCTTGATTTTGCAGAAAAATCAGACGGCAATGAAGCAGAACGCACCGCAGAGGGTTTTGCAAAAATGTTCGGCGACTATTTTCCGCCGGAGTTCTCTATCACGGAGGGCAATGCCTGGATGTCTACTTTGAATAATTCCGTTCAGTATATATCGGTCATCCGTCCCGGCGAAAAAGTTGCGAAGCTGGTCAAGCGGATGCACTATGTATCCTTTGTAGGGATGTTCCGGTCTGATCTTTTTGAGGGCTTATGTGTTGGTCATGCCCCGAAAAAATGCAAAATCTGCGGCAAGTGGTTCCTCACCACCAACGCAAGGCACACCAAATACTGCGGCGGCTATGCACCGGGGGACAAGCTGCACCGCACTTGCCGACAGATCGGCAACCTGAAAGGCAGAGAACAACGGGAGCTTGCGGACGATCATCCGGTGAAACAGATTTATGAGAAACGGCTGAACACCATAAACCGCTATGTGAAGCGTGGTACTCTGGACGCTGATCTTGCAGAGGTTATGAAAAAGCTGGCAAAGGATAAAATGCTTCGAGCGCTGAGCAATGTCGCCTATGCCTAA
- the hslO gene encoding Hsp33 family molecular chaperone HslO — translation MSDRIVRAITSDGLVQAAAISSRDLTERARQIHKTLPVATAALGRTLAGCAMMGNALKGQGASLTLQIKGTGPLGTILAVSDPAGNVRGYVTNPQVDLPLRPDGKLDVGTAVGAQGGTMTVIKDLNMKEPYVGTVDLLGGEIAEDIAGYFVESEQIPTACGLGVLIERDQSVRAAGGYLIQLMPGADEDTITKVEGGVLAAGNVSAILDKDPDPEHLLKTVLSDFDVKILESDPVEYKCYCSRERVERALISLGAEELKNILAEQGSCQMTCQFCDAVYRFDGPELQQLIDDLEKKK, via the coding sequence ATGAGCGATAGAATTGTCAGAGCCATCACCTCCGATGGCCTGGTCCAGGCGGCAGCCATCAGCAGCCGCGATCTTACCGAGCGCGCCCGGCAGATCCACAAGACTCTGCCGGTGGCCACGGCGGCTTTGGGCCGTACTTTGGCCGGCTGCGCTATGATGGGCAACGCCCTGAAGGGCCAGGGCGCTAGCCTTACCCTGCAAATCAAAGGTACCGGACCGTTGGGCACGATTCTGGCTGTGTCCGACCCGGCGGGGAATGTCCGGGGTTATGTGACCAATCCTCAGGTGGACCTGCCCCTGCGGCCCGACGGCAAGCTGGATGTGGGCACGGCGGTGGGCGCCCAGGGCGGCACCATGACCGTTATTAAAGACCTGAACATGAAGGAGCCCTATGTTGGCACCGTGGACCTGCTGGGCGGCGAGATCGCCGAGGACATTGCCGGGTATTTTGTGGAGTCAGAGCAGATCCCCACGGCCTGCGGGCTGGGAGTGCTCATTGAACGGGACCAAAGCGTCCGGGCTGCCGGGGGCTATCTCATTCAGCTGATGCCCGGTGCCGACGAGGACACCATCACCAAGGTGGAGGGGGGCGTCCTGGCGGCGGGAAATGTGTCCGCCATTTTGGACAAGGACCCGGACCCGGAGCATCTGCTGAAAACCGTTTTGTCCGACTTCGATGTAAAGATTTTGGAGTCCGACCCGGTGGAATATAAGTGCTATTGCAGCCGTGAGCGGGTGGAGCGGGCCCTCATTTCCTTGGGCGCAGAGGAGCTGAAGAACATTCTCGCCGAGCAGGGCTCCTGCCAGATGACCTGCCAGTTCTGTGACGCGGTATACAGGTTTGACGGCCCGGAGCTGCAGCAATTGATCGATGACCTGGAGAAGAAAAAATAA
- a CDS encoding class I SAM-dependent DNA methyltransferase, whose translation MNAYQGLAGAYDSLTGDVAYEKRADYLEKLFARSRIPVHTVLDLACGTGTMTWLLTGRGYEMIGADASEEMLAAAMMKSGSVEGIAPIFLHQSMPRLDLYGTVDAAICCLDSLNYLTSPADVQRTFQRLHLFIAPGGELIFDVNTLDKFQSLDGQVFLDETEESYCVWRTEFRRSICSYWVDLFRKGTDGRYRRDTELHRQRYYAPEELAGWLREAGFGNIRVYGDCRLRRPKDGEQRIYFCCTRE comes from the coding sequence ATGAACGCATACCAGGGCCTGGCCGGGGCCTACGACTCCCTCACCGGGGATGTGGCGTATGAAAAGCGGGCGGACTATCTGGAAAAGCTCTTTGCCCGCAGCCGCATCCCGGTACACACGGTGCTGGATCTTGCCTGTGGCACCGGCACCATGACCTGGCTGCTCACCGGCCGGGGCTACGAGATGATCGGCGCGGACGCCTCCGAGGAGATGCTGGCCGCCGCCATGATGAAAAGCGGCAGCGTGGAGGGCATCGCGCCTATCTTCCTGCACCAGTCCATGCCCAGGCTGGACCTGTACGGCACCGTGGACGCCGCCATCTGCTGCCTGGACAGCCTCAATTACCTCACCTCTCCCGCCGATGTGCAGCGGACTTTTCAGCGGCTGCATTTGTTCATCGCCCCGGGCGGGGAGCTTATTTTCGATGTGAACACCCTGGATAAGTTTCAGAGCCTGGACGGCCAGGTGTTTTTGGATGAAACGGAGGAGAGCTACTGCGTGTGGCGCACGGAGTTTCGGCGGAGCATTTGCTCGTATTGGGTGGATCTGTTCCGCAAAGGGACGGACGGGCGCTACCGCCGGGATACCGAGCTGCACCGGCAGCGGTACTATGCCCCGGAGGAGCTGGCCGGCTGGCTTCGGGAAGCCGGGTTCGGAAATATCCGCGTGTACGGCGACTGCCGCTTGCGCCGGCCTAAGGACGGCGAGCAGCGAATTTATTTCTGCTGCACGCGGGAGTGA
- a CDS encoding SMI1/KNR4 family protein — MDSVFDLLRKYEKKGDFAHSSVTQQMIKEAEERLGAKLTEAYKKFLLEFGFGGLDGIETLGIAKNGRMVVVDTTLELRTLGMPKNLIAIEDCDEWFYCIENESQRVVSWSIEDGNDYRESYSDFEAYLQDRANDAIDNL; from the coding sequence ATGGATTCGGTATTTGATTTGCTCAGAAAATATGAGAAAAAGGGCGATTTTGCGCACTCCTCTGTAACCCAGCAGATGATAAAGGAAGCCGAAGAAAGGCTGGGTGCAAAACTGACGGAAGCATATAAGAAATTTTTATTAGAATTTGGATTTGGCGGTTTGGATGGCATTGAAACATTGGGCATTGCCAAAAATGGACGAATGGTTGTTGTTGATACAACATTGGAGCTGCGCACATTGGGAATGCCTAAAAACCTTATAGCCATCGAAGATTGTGACGAATGGTTTTACTGCATTGAAAACGAGTCTCAGCGGGTAGTTTCTTGGTCGATAGAAGATGGAAATGATTATAGAGAAAGCTACTCTGATTTCGAGGCCTATTTGCAGGACAGAGCGAATGACGCGATAGATAATTTATAA
- a CDS encoding type 2 periplasmic-binding domain-containing protein: MNMNIRNEIKAQIIRAGMTMQEVVDLLSDEYGWSDSVSNLSAKLQRESIRYKEVLELAAVLGYDIVWQKRREK; the protein is encoded by the coding sequence ATCAATATGAATATACGCAACGAAATAAAGGCACAGATCATCCGTGCCGGGATGACCATGCAGGAAGTTGTTGACCTGCTCTCGGACGAGTACGGATGGAGCGACAGCGTTTCCAACCTGTCCGCAAAATTACAGCGGGAAAGTATACGATACAAGGAAGTATTGGAGCTTGCCGCTGTGCTTGGTTACGACATCGTATGGCAGAAAAGACGGGAGAAGTGA
- a CDS encoding plasmid recombination protein has translation MARNDGIDRTLARNQDLETPDDVTKVQEHNEREKDRYSNVDIVPERTALNVHFKSPTDDYVKMFEQMEQDKIISTRGLKPDAVKYGELVFDVNSAYFYNHGGYEFAKQFYADAYKAAVEIVGGEQYILSAVMHADERNRAMSEALGEDVYHYHLHVVYIPVVEKQILWSKRCKDESLRGTVKETITQVSRSKKWESKPVLDENGNPMLNAKGKKILKSSYSVLQDDFFNFMRNAGYTDVERGECGSTEEHLTVTQFKVQAEQQRLEAVTGQVAQAEQSLADAKAATEKQKKKLEALKKETQAAKSVAMTAHEIESMGKKNPITGNVTMTADECRTLKDYAVSSFAEKSEKLKYKQKFEQADKNAKIWKDRFEKLNKDYEELKQKAQPFLDAIEIASEKVWAFINAILARGKELYEHKHPARNRGQDMEI, from the coding sequence ATGGCAAGAAATGATGGAATTGATCGTACCTTAGCCAGAAATCAGGACTTGGAAACTCCGGATGATGTGACAAAAGTACAGGAACACAATGAGCGTGAAAAAGACCGTTATTCCAATGTGGACATCGTGCCGGAACGTACTGCGCTGAATGTTCACTTCAAGTCTCCCACTGACGATTATGTAAAAATGTTTGAGCAGATGGAGCAGGACAAGATCATCTCCACCAGAGGGCTGAAACCGGATGCCGTCAAATATGGCGAGTTGGTTTTCGATGTGAACTCCGCTTATTTCTACAACCACGGCGGCTATGAGTTTGCAAAACAGTTTTATGCCGATGCCTATAAAGCCGCCGTGGAGATCGTGGGCGGTGAGCAGTATATCCTCTCCGCTGTAATGCATGCCGACGAGCGCAACCGGGCAATGTCGGAAGCTCTGGGTGAGGATGTGTACCACTATCACCTTCATGTGGTTTATATCCCGGTGGTGGAGAAACAAATCCTGTGGTCGAAGCGATGCAAGGATGAATCCCTCCGGGGAACGGTAAAGGAAACGATCACACAGGTCAGCCGCAGTAAGAAGTGGGAATCCAAACCCGTTCTTGATGAAAACGGAAATCCTATGTTGAACGCAAAAGGGAAAAAGATTTTGAAGTCGTCCTACAGTGTGCTGCAGGATGACTTTTTCAATTTCATGCGAAACGCTGGTTATACCGATGTAGAGCGTGGAGAATGTGGCAGCACCGAAGAACATCTGACGGTGACACAGTTCAAGGTACAGGCCGAACAGCAGCGTTTGGAAGCTGTGACCGGACAGGTGGCACAGGCCGAGCAGAGCTTAGCGGATGCCAAAGCTGCCACGGAGAAGCAGAAAAAGAAACTGGAAGCTCTGAAAAAGGAAACTCAGGCTGCTAAGTCTGTTGCTATGACTGCACATGAGATTGAGTCGATGGGCAAGAAAAATCCCATTACGGGAAATGTTACCATGACGGCGGATGAGTGCCGCACGCTAAAGGATTATGCGGTCAGCAGCTTTGCGGAAAAGTCTGAGAAGCTGAAATACAAGCAGAAATTCGAGCAGGCAGATAAAAACGCAAAGATATGGAAAGACCGTTTTGAAAAACTGAACAAAGACTATGAGGAGCTGAAACAAAAAGCCCAGCCTTTCCTGGATGCGATTGAGATTGCATCTGAAAAGGTCTGGGCTTTTATCAATGCCATCCTCGCCAGGGGAAAGGAACTGTATGAACACAAACACCCTGCCCGCAATCGTGGACAGGACATGGAAATTTAA
- a CDS encoding CHC2 zinc finger domain-containing protein, whose product MTIYEIIKAAISVKQAAKHYGLNVNRNGMACCPFHNDRHPSLKLNEDYFFCFGCGAKGDVIDLVARLFDLSSYEAAQKLAADFGLDPKPPTAAAMVKPKRPYIRQFRENEMLCFRVLTDYLHLLEDWKIRYAPKTPEDALDDRFVEACQMHCYIEYMADVLTVGDLEERVALVDKLMQDDKIAFLQEYTARKKKEVAHRGEEPENA is encoded by the coding sequence ATGACAATCTATGAAATCATCAAGGCGGCAATCAGCGTAAAGCAAGCCGCAAAACACTACGGGCTGAATGTCAACCGCAATGGTATGGCTTGCTGCCCGTTCCACAACGACAGGCATCCGAGCTTGAAGCTGAACGAGGATTATTTCTTCTGCTTCGGCTGCGGAGCCAAGGGGGATGTAATCGACCTTGTGGCAAGACTGTTCGATCTGAGCAGTTATGAAGCAGCGCAAAAGCTGGCTGCGGACTTCGGGCTTGACCCGAAACCGCCCACTGCCGCAGCTATGGTCAAGCCAAAGCGTCCCTATATCCGTCAGTTCCGGGAGAATGAAATGCTGTGTTTCCGGGTGCTGACGGATTATCTGCATCTGCTGGAAGATTGGAAAATACGATACGCACCCAAGACACCGGAAGATGCTCTGGATGACCGTTTTGTGGAAGCCTGCCAGATGCACTGCTATATCGAATATATGGCAGATGTGCTGACGGTGGGTGATCTGGAAGAACGGGTGGCATTGGTGGACAAGCTGATGCAGGACGACAAAATTGCTTTTCTGCAAGAGTATACCGCACGAAAGAAAAAGGAGGTGGCGCACCGTGGCGAAGAACCGGAAAACGCCTAA
- a CDS encoding peptide chain release factor 3 — protein sequence MASLKEEISRRRTFAIISHPDAGKTTLTEKFLLYGGAIAQAGEVKGKRARAATSDWMEIEKQRGISVTSSVMQFRHNGFCINILDTPGHQDFSEDTYRTLMAADSAVMVIDGAKGVEPQTRKLFKVCALRHIPIFTFVNKMDRETRDPLELCEEVERELGIATYPMNWPIGCGREFKGVYDREKKRILHFTDAGHAQKAAVTEAELDDPALPELIGEKLTDILRDDVELLGAGAEFDLEAVRCGKLSPVFFGSALTNFGVEPFLESFLRMTPPPLSRQSDEGLVDAFSPDFSAFVFKIQANMNKAHRDRLAFMRICSGKFEREAEYYHVQSGKKMRLSQPQAMMAAEREIVDEAYAGDIIGVFDPGIFSIGDTVTVPGKKFRYSGIPSFEPELFRSVSPKDTMKRKQFIKGVQQIAQEGAIQIFKFPGSGYEDIVVGVVGALQFDVFEYRMRSEYGVELRMEGLPYSHLIRIKGYEGDYRDMTLCTDSRVLQDLRDRYFIAYCGAWSLGFLTKHNPGLVLDDQLSV from the coding sequence ATGGCCTCATTGAAAGAAGAAATATCCCGGCGGCGGACCTTTGCGATTATTTCCCATCCGGACGCCGGTAAGACTACATTAACGGAGAAATTCCTGCTCTATGGCGGGGCCATTGCCCAGGCGGGCGAGGTCAAGGGCAAGCGGGCCAGAGCCGCCACCTCCGACTGGATGGAGATCGAGAAGCAGCGCGGTATTTCCGTTACCTCATCGGTGATGCAGTTCCGCCATAACGGCTTCTGCATCAACATCCTGGATACCCCCGGCCACCAGGACTTTTCCGAGGATACCTACCGCACCCTCATGGCTGCCGACAGTGCGGTGATGGTCATTGACGGGGCCAAGGGTGTGGAGCCCCAGACCCGCAAGCTCTTCAAGGTCTGCGCCCTGCGGCACATCCCCATTTTCACCTTTGTGAACAAGATGGATCGGGAGACTCGGGACCCACTGGAGCTGTGCGAGGAGGTAGAGCGGGAGCTGGGGATCGCCACCTATCCTATGAACTGGCCCATCGGCTGCGGCAGAGAGTTTAAGGGGGTGTATGACCGAGAGAAAAAGCGCATCCTTCACTTCACCGATGCGGGGCACGCCCAAAAAGCCGCCGTCACCGAGGCGGAGCTGGATGATCCCGCCCTGCCGGAGCTTATCGGCGAGAAGCTCACGGACATCCTCCGGGACGATGTGGAGCTTTTGGGCGCCGGGGCGGAATTTGACCTGGAGGCTGTGCGGTGCGGCAAGCTCTCCCCTGTATTCTTCGGCTCGGCCCTTACGAATTTCGGCGTGGAGCCGTTTTTGGAGTCCTTTTTGCGTATGACCCCACCGCCCCTGTCTCGCCAAAGCGACGAGGGCCTGGTGGATGCCTTCTCTCCGGATTTCTCCGCCTTTGTGTTCAAAATTCAGGCCAACATGAATAAGGCTCACCGGGACCGCCTGGCCTTTATGCGCATCTGCTCCGGGAAGTTTGAGCGAGAGGCAGAGTATTACCATGTGCAGTCGGGCAAAAAAATGCGCCTGTCGCAGCCCCAGGCCATGATGGCTGCCGAGCGAGAGATTGTGGACGAGGCCTATGCCGGTGATATTATCGGCGTGTTCGACCCGGGCATCTTCTCCATCGGCGATACCGTTACGGTGCCGGGTAAGAAGTTCCGCTACTCCGGCATCCCGTCCTTTGAGCCGGAACTGTTCCGCTCCGTGTCCCCCAAGGATACCATGAAGCGCAAGCAGTTTATTAAGGGCGTGCAGCAGATCGCTCAGGAGGGTGCCATACAGATCTTTAAGTTCCCCGGCAGCGGCTATGAGGACATCGTGGTAGGCGTGGTAGGCGCTCTGCAATTTGATGTGTTTGAGTACCGTATGCGCAGTGAATACGGCGTGGAGCTGCGGATGGAGGGACTGCCGTACAGCCATCTGATCCGCATTAAGGGCTATGAGGGTGACTACCGGGACATGACCCTGTGTACCGACTCCCGGGTTTTGCAGGACCTTCGGGACCGCTACTTCATCGCCTACTGCGGCGCATGGTCGTTGGGCTTCCTCACCAAGCACAACCCCGGTCTGGTGCTGGACGACCAACTGAGTGTGTAA
- a CDS encoding YerC/YecD family TrpR-related protein: MLHPAKSKIATKQKSDLLYKAILKLETEEECYNFFQDLCTISEMRSMEQRFEVATLLNNGMIYNEILEKTGASSATISRVNRSLLNGAGGYESILEKMKESGEE, encoded by the coding sequence ATGCTGCATCCTGCCAAGTCGAAAATTGCCACCAAACAGAAGAGTGACCTGCTATACAAGGCCATTTTGAAGCTGGAGACCGAGGAGGAGTGCTACAACTTTTTCCAGGATCTATGTACCATCTCCGAAATGCGCTCCATGGAGCAGCGTTTTGAGGTGGCTACGCTGCTGAATAATGGCATGATTTATAACGAGATATTGGAAAAGACCGGGGCCTCCAGCGCCACCATCAGCCGGGTGAATCGGTCCCTCCTCAATGGAGCCGGGGGCTATGAGAGCATTCTGGAGAAGATGAAGGAGAGCGGCGAGGAATGA
- a CDS encoding recombinase family protein — protein MTATQKHDIIPICTTVLSADQPPKEDIMLDQQKITILYCRLSNEDAQEGESNSIANQREYLTRYARDHGYTNLKILVDDGYTGTNFNRPGVQEGFELVKQGLVGCWLVKDLSRFGRDYLTVGQYTDIIFPSYDVRFIAINDGVDSNRGDSEGFAAIRNLFNEWYPRDTSKKVRVSLRQRGTSGKHMGKPPYGYRCDPEDKDHWILDEEAAPVVKLIFDLCIDGKGPEQIARILEEKQIMTAKALYAKRKKKPMPERPYHWGNQSIAGILERQEYTGCTCNFKTYSKSYKLKKRIPNEPENMFYLPDTQEAIVSQAQFDRVQELRKNKRRPAKAERQGLFSGLLFCADCGGKLHFATSKSFEGKQDHYVCNNYKSNRGTCTAHYIREDVLREIVLERIRAVNEYIRSDVDGFQEEWLQCRRTDQERSIRDDKKKLEQAKKRLADLDVIIARLYEDYVLGNLNQDRYRKMSADYEAEQERLKLEIEVIEEWVEQREEMNDGLDAFIALTQKYVDVEELTQTIVNEYIKKIIVYAPDKSSGKRKQKVKIFFNFVDDVDIPVISEPIITQTTYEHRKTA, from the coding sequence ATGACTGCGACACAAAAGCATGATATAATTCCAATATGCACAACGGTACTGTCGGCTGACCAACCACCGAAGGAGGATATTATGTTGGATCAGCAGAAAATTACCATTCTCTATTGCCGTCTGAGCAACGAGGATGCCCAGGAAGGCGAGAGTAACAGTATCGCAAATCAGAGAGAGTATTTAACCCGATATGCCCGTGACCACGGGTATACAAACCTGAAAATTCTGGTGGATGACGGTTATACGGGGACGAACTTCAATCGTCCCGGTGTGCAGGAAGGCTTTGAGCTTGTCAAGCAGGGGCTTGTGGGCTGCTGGCTGGTCAAAGACCTCAGCCGCTTTGGTCGTGACTATCTGACTGTTGGACAATATACGGATATTATCTTTCCGAGTTATGATGTCCGCTTTATCGCTATAAATGATGGCGTAGACAGCAACCGGGGAGACAGCGAGGGCTTCGCCGCAATCCGTAATCTGTTCAACGAGTGGTATCCCCGTGATACCAGCAAGAAAGTCCGTGTCAGTTTGCGGCAGAGAGGAACCAGTGGGAAGCACATGGGCAAACCGCCCTACGGATACCGCTGTGACCCGGAGGACAAGGATCACTGGATTCTGGATGAAGAAGCGGCTCCGGTAGTCAAGCTCATCTTCGACCTTTGCATTGACGGCAAAGGCCCGGAGCAGATTGCAAGGATTCTGGAAGAAAAGCAGATTATGACCGCAAAGGCACTCTATGCCAAGCGAAAGAAAAAGCCGATGCCGGAAAGACCGTACCACTGGGGCAACCAGTCCATTGCAGGGATTTTGGAACGGCAGGAGTACACAGGCTGTACCTGCAACTTCAAGACTTATTCCAAGTCCTACAAGCTGAAAAAGCGGATTCCCAATGAGCCGGAGAATATGTTTTATCTGCCGGACACACAGGAAGCGATTGTATCTCAGGCACAGTTTGACAGGGTGCAGGAACTGAGGAAAAACAAACGCCGCCCCGCAAAAGCGGAACGGCAGGGATTGTTCTCCGGGCTTCTGTTTTGTGCCGATTGCGGCGGCAAGCTCCACTTTGCCACAAGCAAAAGCTTTGAGGGCAAGCAGGATCACTACGTCTGCAACAACTACAAGAGCAACCGTGGTACTTGTACTGCCCACTATATCCGGGAAGATGTGCTTCGTGAAATCGTTCTGGAACGCATCCGGGCAGTCAATGAGTATATCCGAAGCGATGTGGACGGTTTTCAGGAGGAATGGCTGCAATGCCGCAGGACTGACCAGGAGCGCAGCATCCGGGATGACAAAAAGAAGCTGGAACAGGCAAAGAAACGCCTTGCCGATCTGGATGTCATCATCGCCCGGCTGTACGAGGACTATGTTCTTGGAAATCTCAATCAGGACAGATACAGAAAGATGTCTGCGGACTATGAAGCGGAGCAGGAACGGTTAAAGCTCGAAATTGAAGTTATCGAAGAATGGGTGGAACAGCGGGAAGAAATGAACGACGGTCTGGATGCCTTTATCGCCCTGACACAGAAATATGTGGATGTGGAGGAGCTGACACAGACCATCGTGAACGAGTATATCAAGAAAATCATCGTCTATGCCCCGGACAAATCCAGCGGCAAGCGCAAGCAGAAAGTGAAGATTTTCTTCAACTTCGTGGACGATGTAGATATTCCCGTTATTTCCGAGCCTATCATCACGCAAACAACCTATGAACACAGAAAAACGGCGTGA
- a CDS encoding DNA primase family protein encodes MNFPVWFDGQNINEALFCEEFLHERRIIFANGAFFTPDGRVTDDLPLRGEIYDKLKFCAVNNIPRKITNILEVLKLEAQVSDFPPEQDRIHVANGTLLLNGTFTEGRPAIVRSRLPVGYNPDAPAPVIWLNFLDGLLYAEDIPTLQEFIGYCLIPSNKGQRMMVIKGNGGEGKSQIGAVLSTIFGTNMKDGSIGKISENRFARADLEHILLCVDDDMRMEALRQTNYVKSIVTAQGKMDLERKGKQSYQGWMFARLLAFSNGDLQALYDRSDGFYRRQLVLTTKEKPMDRADDPDLAEKMKAEAEGIFLWAFEGLQRLVANNFKFTESDRIRKNREAVKRDNNNIFDFMESEGYIRLKADASISSKDFYEIYRMWCEENSLAPLKARSFSDAMIANAGRFNLEHCNNITNSAGRRVWGFMGVEAVARPHINGFYDVSPCTYVPEDWRD; translated from the coding sequence ATGAATTTTCCTGTCTGGTTTGACGGGCAGAACATCAACGAAGCTCTGTTTTGTGAAGAATTTCTGCATGAGCGCAGAATCATCTTCGCAAACGGAGCTTTTTTCACGCCCGATGGTCGAGTGACGGATGACCTTCCTCTGCGTGGGGAGATTTACGACAAGCTGAAATTTTGTGCCGTGAACAACATCCCACGGAAGATCACCAACATTCTGGAAGTGCTGAAACTGGAAGCGCAGGTGTCTGACTTCCCTCCGGAGCAGGATCGCATCCATGTTGCCAACGGTACGCTGCTCTTGAACGGCACTTTCACCGAAGGCAGACCGGCTATCGTGCGAAGCCGTCTGCCTGTCGGCTATAATCCCGATGCTCCTGCACCGGTGATCTGGCTGAACTTTCTGGATGGGTTGCTTTACGCCGAGGACATTCCAACTTTGCAGGAGTTTATCGGCTATTGCCTGATTCCCTCCAACAAGGGGCAGCGCATGATGGTGATTAAAGGCAACGGTGGCGAGGGTAAATCTCAAATCGGTGCGGTGCTGTCCACCATCTTCGGCACGAATATGAAAGACGGCAGCATCGGGAAGATTTCTGAAAACCGTTTTGCCCGTGCCGATCTGGAACACATCCTGCTGTGCGTGGATGATGATATGCGGATGGAAGCTCTGCGTCAGACCAACTATGTAAAATCCATCGTGACTGCACAGGGCAAAATGGACTTGGAACGCAAGGGCAAGCAGAGTTATCAGGGCTGGATGTTTGCCCGGTTGCTGGCATTCAGCAATGGTGATCTGCAAGCCCTATATGATCGCAGCGATGGTTTTTACCGCAGACAGCTTGTGCTGACCACCAAAGAAAAGCCCATGGACAGAGCCGATGATCCTGACCTTGCAGAGAAGATGAAAGCTGAAGCCGAGGGTATCTTCCTGTGGGCATTTGAAGGCTTACAGCGGCTTGTTGCCAACAACTTTAAGTTTACGGAGAGTGACCGTATCCGGAAAAACCGGGAAGCGGTCAAGCGTGACAACAACAATATCTTTGATTTCATGGAGTCGGAGGGATACATCCGATTGAAAGCGGATGCTTCCATCAGCTCTAAGGATTTCTATGAAATCTACCGGATGTGGTGTGAGGAAAACTCCCTTGCACCGCTGAAAGCCCGTAGCTTCAGCGATGCCATGATTGCCAATGCCGGGAGATTCAATCTGGAGCATTGCAACAACATCACCAACTCTGCCGGACGGCGGGTGTGGGGCTTTATGGGCGTGGAAGCTGTGGCAAGACCTCATATAAATGGATTTTACGATGTTTCGCCGTGTACGTACGTACCGGAGGACTGGCGGGATTGA